ACGACGCTCCCGCCCGATACTGCACCCACACCACGTTCTTCTCCGCCCTCGATAGCCCCGGTCGACCTCGCTCCACCATCTCGTTGCTCCAGTGAGTGTGTGCAACTACGCCCTGTTGCACTCACTGGTTGAATCCGCCACCGTCAACATTGACCTCGCACGCAAAGGCTGCCCGCGCGCGCCTTCTCACCGGCGACCCGTCAATGTCCACCGAACTCCCTGCGTTCCTAGGATTGGAATCGAACACCCGCGATTCCGGCGACACCCCGCACAACGCAGCCGCGTTGCTTGCGCTCGGCGATGCGTTCTTTCGGCGTGACCAGGTCGACGAAGCGGCGGCGGCGTACCGCGACGCGCTCCGACTCGAGCCGGATTGCATCGATGCCGCGAATACGCTTGGCGTGATCCTGGCAGGCCGCGGTGAGCATACCGAGGCCATGCAGCTCTTTCGCCGGCTGATTCGTCTCGATCCAAGTTTTATTCACGCCCGTCAGAATCTGGCCCAGGTGTGCATTGCGGCCGGTCGCATGCAGGAAGCGTTGGAGCACTGCCTGGAGGGACGTCGGCTGGACCCCGACAACGTGGCAATTCGAGGAATGTGTGGCGTGGTCTACCGGGCGCTGGGTCACGTCGACGAGGCCCGGGAACTCTATCAACAGTGGTTTGCTGACGATCCGAACGATGCCGCGGTCCGCCATTATCACGCGGCGTTCAGCGGGGCCGACGTTCCGACGGTCGCATCGGCGGACTACGTTCGAGAGGTGTTCGACCCGTTCGCGATCAATTTCGAGGACACGCTAGCTCGGCTCGATTACGCGGCACCGCAGCTGTTGGGGGCCTACCTCGCGCACTTGCTCGGTGCGCCGAACGCACAATGGCGCATCGCCGACGCCGGTTGTGGGACCGGCCTGTGCGCACCGTTCCTCCGGCCCTATGCCAGCGAGCTGACCGGCATCGATTTGTCGCCCCGGATGCTGGAACAGGCATTCGCCAAAGGCGTGTACGACGCGCTGCACGAAGGCGAACTGGTGGAGTTCTTCGGCGCTCGCCCACAGTCGTTCAACGTGATCGTGTCCGCCGACACGCTCTGCTACTTCGGTGCTCTTGAGCGCTTCGCCGAGACGGCCCGAGGCAGTCTCACCGATGGTGGCTGGTTGCTGTTTACCGTCGAGACGCTCACCGACGAGGCGCACGTTGATCACGCGGAGAGCCCGCCGTGGAGGTTGCAGCCCCACGGCCGGTACTGTCATCAGCGGAGCTATGTCGAAGCGACGCTGACCGACAGCGGCTTCGACGTGACTGAGATAGAGCAGGTGGTACTTCGACGTGAGGCGGGTCAGCCTGTGAACGGCTGGCTGGTCACGGCACGCGCACGGTGAACACTCAGACCATCATGTCGTCTCACACCCAGTCCACGCACAGCAACTCCGCCTGCGCCAGCACCGTCTTCACTGCCTCTTCCTGAAGATCCGGTGGATAGCCGAAGCGGTTCAAGATCCGCTTCACCATGACCCGGATCCTCGCTCGGGCGCTCTCGCGCAGCGTCCAGTCGATGCTCACGCTCTTCTTCACCTGCGTGATCAGCTCGGCCGCAATGACCTTGAGCTTGTCGTCGCTCATGGCCTGCTTGGCGCTGCTGTTCGACGCCAATGCGTCATAGAAGGCCAGCTCATCATTCGTGAGGCCCATGGCCTCACCGCGTTTGGCGGCTGAGTCGACTTCCTTGGCCAGCGCGATCAGCTCTTCGATCACCTGCATCGTGGAGATCGCGCGGTTGTGGTAGCTGTTCAGCGTCTTCTTGAGCTTCTCGCTGAAGACCTGCGCCTGCACGAGGTTGTGCTTTGACCGCACCTTCAGCTCGTCTTTGAGCAGCTTCTCGAGCAGATCGGCCGCCACGTTCTTGTGCTTGAGTCCACGCACCTCGGCAAGGAACTGATCACTCAGAATGCTGATGTCCGGCTTGGCGAGACCCGCCGCCGTGAACACGTCGATCACTTCGCCTTCGGTGGTGATCGCGCTGCTCACTAATTGGCGGATAGCCGCATCGATCTGCTCGGGGCTCTTGCGGTTGTTGCTCGTCTGTTTGCCGAGCGCCGCCTGCAACGCCTGAAAGAAACTGACGTCGTCGCGAATGGCGGTGGCCTCGTCACTGGCGGCGCAGAGGGCAAAGGCGCGCGACAGCTCCATGAGCAGCTGCGCCCATCGTGACTTGCCGTTCTCTTGCTCGAGGATGTGCTGCTGGCCGGCGGGAATGAGCGCCAAGCGCTGCGCCGGTGTGCCGGTGGTCCACGTCTCCCACGCGAGGCCATGCATCATGTCGCACGCCGCGCCGTGCTTCTCCAGCATCACCGAAATCGCCTGAGTGGTATCGAAGGTCGGGTTGCCTTGGCCGCCGCTCTCGGTGTATGTGGCCAGCGCACGCTTGAGTTGATCGGCCAGCCCGAGGTAGTCCACCACCAGCCCGCCCGGCTTGTTGCGGAACACGCGATTCACGCGGGCGATGGCCTGCATCAGGCCATGTCCCTGCATCGGCTTGTCGGCATACATCGTGTGCAGGCACGGCGCATCGAAGCCGGTGAGCCACATGTCGCGCACGATCACGATGCGAAACGGATCCTTCGCATCCTTGAACCGGTTGGCCAGTTTGCGCCGCTTGTCCTTCCCGCGAATGTGTCGTTGCCAGTTCGGGCCGTCGTCCGCACTGCCGGTCATCACCACCTTTACCACAAGCGCGCGCTGTTGCTCGGCGTCGGCATCATCGT
This genomic stretch from Gemmatimonas sp. harbors:
- a CDS encoding tetratricopeptide repeat protein → MSTELPAFLGLESNTRDSGDTPHNAAALLALGDAFFRRDQVDEAAAAYRDALRLEPDCIDAANTLGVILAGRGEHTEAMQLFRRLIRLDPSFIHARQNLAQVCIAAGRMQEALEHCLEGRRLDPDNVAIRGMCGVVYRALGHVDEARELYQQWFADDPNDAAVRHYHAAFSGADVPTVASADYVREVFDPFAINFEDTLARLDYAAPQLLGAYLAHLLGAPNAQWRIADAGCGTGLCAPFLRPYASELTGIDLSPRMLEQAFAKGVYDALHEGELVEFFGARPQSFNVIVSADTLCYFGALERFAETARGSLTDGGWLLFTVETLTDEAHVDHAESPPWRLQPHGRYCHQRSYVEATLTDSGFDVTEIEQVVLRREAGQPVNGWLVTARAR